A genomic window from Micromonospora ferruginea includes:
- a CDS encoding response regulator transcription factor, whose protein sequence is MIRVLLADDQDLVRIGLRALVESEDDLTVVGEAADGLAAVEAARRKRPDVVLMDVRMPGVDGIEATRRIVGDPALAGTRVVVLTTFELDEYVFDALRHGASGFLTKDTRPVDLLRAIRLVAEGEALLSPSVTRRVVREFATRPARVPRPHPRLDALTDREREVVGLVGEGLSNAEIAERLVVSPATARTHVSRAMVKLGARDRAQLVVFAYQSGLVVS, encoded by the coding sequence ATGATCCGGGTGCTGCTCGCCGACGACCAGGACCTGGTCCGGATCGGACTGCGGGCGCTGGTGGAGAGCGAGGACGACCTGACCGTCGTCGGGGAGGCCGCGGACGGGCTCGCGGCCGTCGAGGCGGCCCGCCGGAAACGCCCGGACGTGGTGCTGATGGACGTGCGGATGCCCGGTGTGGACGGCATCGAGGCGACCCGCCGGATCGTCGGCGACCCGGCGCTGGCCGGCACCCGGGTGGTGGTGCTGACGACGTTCGAGCTTGACGAGTACGTCTTCGACGCGCTCCGGCACGGCGCCAGCGGTTTCCTCACCAAGGACACCCGCCCGGTCGACCTGCTGCGGGCGATCCGCCTGGTCGCCGAGGGGGAGGCGTTGCTGTCCCCGTCGGTGACCCGCCGGGTGGTCCGGGAGTTCGCCACCCGGCCGGCCCGGGTGCCGCGCCCGCATCCCCGGCTGGACGCGCTGACCGACCGGGAGCGGGAGGTGGTGGGGCTGGTCGGCGAGGGGTTGAGCAACGCCGAGATCGCCGAGCGGCTGGTGGTCAGTCCGGCGACCGCGCGTACCCACGTCAGCCGGGCCATGGTGAAGCTCGGCGCCCGGGACCGGGCCCAACTGGTGGTCTTCGCGTACCAGTCGGGCCTGGTCGTCTCCTGA
- a CDS encoding sensor histidine kinase: protein MDRGRGDRRRWLLDGLLCVALLAIGLAGTAPAGLNQGVHAGAVAYPPVVVAALAPAVRRRWPLPTLAVVVAATTAYLMLGQPYGPILLSFFVAVYTVAAHRPVRTAAVAGAVAMAALVGYVFVGVRPPGAAGLMPIAAWVVVPFAVGVSVRLSREAAARSRTDVARRLADAERLRVAREVHDVVGHGLAAIHLQAEVALHLLARRPEQAEAALTAISRTSKEALDELRVTLTVVRREEMTDERAPVPGLAQLGHLRERLAGAGVPVTVGTDGEPRPLPVAVDLAAYRVAQEALTNVLRHAGPATAEVRVGYPPGAVTVEVTDTGRGRPAAADRSTGSGLAGMRERVTALGGTFDAGPAASGGFRVHATLPTGEAT, encoded by the coding sequence GTGGATCGCGGGCGCGGGGACCGGCGGCGCTGGCTGCTCGACGGCCTGCTCTGCGTCGCGCTGCTGGCGATCGGGCTGGCCGGCACCGCCCCGGCCGGGCTGAACCAGGGCGTGCACGCCGGTGCGGTCGCCTACCCGCCGGTGGTGGTGGCGGCGCTCGCGCCGGCGGTACGCCGACGCTGGCCGCTGCCCACCCTGGCGGTGGTGGTCGCGGCGACCACCGCGTACCTGATGCTCGGCCAGCCGTACGGCCCGATCCTGCTGTCGTTCTTCGTCGCGGTCTACACGGTGGCCGCGCACCGGCCGGTGCGGACCGCGGCGGTGGCCGGCGCGGTCGCGATGGCGGCGCTCGTCGGGTACGTCTTCGTCGGTGTGCGCCCGCCCGGCGCGGCCGGTCTGATGCCGATCGCCGCCTGGGTGGTGGTGCCGTTCGCGGTCGGGGTGTCGGTGCGGCTGAGCCGGGAGGCCGCCGCCCGGAGCCGGACCGACGTGGCGCGCCGGCTGGCCGACGCGGAGCGGCTGCGGGTGGCCCGGGAGGTGCACGACGTGGTGGGCCACGGGCTCGCCGCGATCCACCTCCAGGCCGAGGTCGCGCTGCACCTGCTGGCCCGCCGGCCCGAGCAGGCCGAGGCGGCGCTCACCGCGATCAGTCGGACCAGCAAGGAGGCGCTGGACGAGCTGCGGGTCACGCTCACCGTGGTGCGTCGCGAGGAGATGACCGACGAGCGCGCGCCGGTGCCGGGGCTGGCGCAGCTCGGGCACCTGCGGGAACGGCTGGCCGGCGCCGGGGTGCCGGTCACCGTCGGGACCGACGGCGAGCCGCGTCCGTTGCCGGTGGCGGTGGACCTGGCCGCCTACCGGGTGGCGCAGGAGGCGCTGACCAACGTGCTGCGTCACGCCGGCCCGGCCACCGCCGAGGTCCGCGTCGGCTACCCGCCGGGCGCGGTGACCGTCGAGGTCACCGACACCGGCCGGGGCCGGCCCGCCGCGGCGGACCGGTCCACCGGCTCCGGCCTGGCCGGCATGCGCGAGCGGGTCACCGCGCTCGGCGGTACGTTCGACGCCGGCCCGGCCGCGTCCGGCGGCTTCCGGGTGCACGCCACGCTGCCCACCGGGGAGGCCACATGA
- a CDS encoding ammonium transporter — MPEAPTIDGGNTVWLLVSTALVLLMTPGLALFYGGLNRSKGVLNMMMMSFSAIGLISVLWWFYGFSVAFGSDVNGLWGDPGAYLGTKTFLAETDLWGATAENPSGIGIPLYVFMAFQMVFAVITVALISGAISDRAKFSGWLLFAFGWATLVYFPVAHWVWGGGVIGAKLHALDFAGGTAVHINAGAAALGVALVLGKRVGWPREGMKPHNIPLVALGAGLLWFGWFGFNAGSELTVDSVAGLAFLNTQLATAAAVLGWLLVERIKDGRPTMVGASSGAVAGLVAITPACGFIAPWAAVLLGGVAGAVCALAISLKYKLGYDDSLDVVGVHFVGGWIGSLWLGLFATNSVNGAIGDVVGASDGLLYGGGLTQLGRQALAGLIVTVWSGGVAWLLAFAIQKTIGFRVSAEAEVDGIDVAEHAESAYDLSPTTGSSTSAFAMAGIGGTRPSPEPADEADESAPVSEKVAG; from the coding sequence GTGCCTGAAGCACCGACGATCGACGGCGGCAACACCGTTTGGCTGCTGGTTTCGACCGCTCTCGTGCTGCTCATGACCCCCGGCCTGGCGCTGTTCTACGGCGGCCTCAACAGGTCCAAGGGCGTGCTCAACATGATGATGATGAGCTTCTCGGCCATCGGGCTCATCTCAGTTCTGTGGTGGTTCTACGGTTTCAGCGTCGCGTTCGGCAGCGACGTCAACGGGCTCTGGGGTGACCCGGGCGCCTACCTCGGCACCAAGACGTTCCTCGCCGAGACCGACCTCTGGGGCGCCACGGCGGAGAACCCCAGCGGCATCGGCATCCCGCTCTACGTGTTCATGGCGTTCCAGATGGTCTTCGCGGTGATCACCGTCGCGCTGATCAGCGGCGCCATCTCCGACCGGGCCAAGTTCTCCGGCTGGCTGCTGTTCGCCTTCGGCTGGGCCACCCTGGTCTACTTCCCGGTCGCGCACTGGGTGTGGGGCGGCGGCGTGATCGGCGCCAAGCTGCACGCGCTGGACTTTGCCGGCGGCACGGCGGTGCACATCAACGCCGGCGCGGCGGCGCTCGGCGTGGCGCTGGTGCTCGGCAAGCGGGTCGGCTGGCCACGCGAGGGCATGAAGCCGCACAACATCCCGCTGGTCGCGCTCGGCGCCGGTCTGCTCTGGTTCGGCTGGTTCGGCTTCAACGCCGGCTCCGAGCTGACCGTCGACTCGGTGGCCGGCCTGGCGTTCCTCAACACCCAGCTCGCCACCGCCGCGGCGGTGCTCGGCTGGCTGCTGGTCGAGCGGATCAAGGACGGCCGCCCGACCATGGTCGGCGCGTCCTCCGGCGCGGTCGCCGGTCTGGTCGCGATCACCCCGGCCTGCGGTTTCATCGCCCCCTGGGCGGCGGTCCTGCTCGGCGGCGTCGCCGGTGCGGTCTGCGCGCTCGCCATCAGCCTGAAGTACAAGCTCGGCTACGACGACTCGCTCGACGTGGTCGGCGTGCACTTCGTCGGCGGCTGGATCGGGTCGCTGTGGCTCGGCCTGTTCGCCACCAACTCCGTCAACGGCGCGATCGGCGACGTGGTCGGCGCCTCCGACGGCCTGCTCTACGGCGGTGGCCTGACCCAGCTCGGCCGGCAGGCGCTGGCCGGTCTGATCGTCACCGTCTGGTCGGGCGGCGTCGCCTGGCTGCTCGCCTTCGCGATCCAGAAGACGATCGGCTTCCGGGTGTCGGCCGAGGCCGAGGTCGACGGCATCGACGTCGCCGAGCACGCGGAGAGCGCCTACGACCTGTCGCCCACCACGGGCAGCAGCACGAGCGCGTTCGCCATGGCCGGGATCGGCGGCACCAGGCCGAGCCCGGAGCCCGCCGACGAGGCGGACGAGTCCGCGCCGGTCAGCGAGAAGGTCGCCGGTTAA
- a CDS encoding [protein-PII] uridylyltransferase translates to MTSLTTATGPTGSGVPVVNEVVGAPGGVGEAARTARADAFDAWLRRLLPARPGVALVAVGGLGRRQCAPYGDLDLVLLHAGVAGVDELAASLWYPIWDAGLRLDHSVRTVAEALSVAQDDVKVALGLLDARHVAGDPALTDQLARTATDHWRRTAIRQLPGLREITAARWEAHGELAFLLEGDLKEAAGGLRDVGILRAIATAGVTDALRPAVHAAHRRLLDTRDALHQQVGRRVDRLLAQERDGVAAQLMLDEGDALLRLVAGDARTVGHALDDAWRAADRLRSGRHRAAPGRPLRRPVAKDVVEQDGELVLARTAIGARPDPSLSLRIAAAAATTRLPIARATCEWLAAYCPPLPTPWPPAARAALTTLLGAGPGLVPAWETCDRYGLIDGWLPEWTRLRSLPQHNPVHRFTLDRHLVQTAYEASRHTRDVDRPDLLLLGAFLHDIGKGLPGDHSTVGAPLAEAVATRIGLPPAEAALIGTLVRLHLLLPDVATRRDLSDPKTIAGVAERVGDTATLELLHALVRADAAATGPAAWSSWKGRLIADLVTRVRTTLDTGVVPAPPAPDPALVAGPLPVVHLGEDRVAVAAADRRGLLATVAGCLALHRLEVISADAATVDGRALVECRVQPRYGLAPDPIALGADLRRAVGGDVSVIQRLRGRALAARSQGAAPRVVWHREAATDAVLLELRAADAAGLLYRVTCALDEAGAQVRAARISTLGGDVVDAFYLVGGWPAAEHRARIEAAVLAAV, encoded by the coding sequence GTGACCTCGTTGACCACGGCCACCGGCCCCACCGGGTCGGGCGTGCCCGTGGTCAACGAGGTCGTCGGCGCGCCGGGAGGCGTCGGCGAGGCGGCCCGGACCGCCCGCGCCGACGCGTTCGACGCCTGGCTGCGCCGGCTCCTCCCGGCCCGGCCCGGCGTCGCGCTGGTCGCGGTGGGCGGGCTCGGCCGCCGCCAGTGCGCCCCCTACGGCGACCTCGACCTGGTGCTGCTGCACGCCGGGGTGGCCGGCGTGGACGAACTGGCCGCCTCGCTCTGGTATCCGATCTGGGACGCCGGGCTGCGGCTCGACCACTCGGTGCGCACCGTCGCCGAGGCGCTCTCGGTGGCCCAGGACGACGTCAAGGTCGCCCTCGGGCTGCTCGACGCGCGCCACGTGGCCGGTGACCCGGCCCTGACCGACCAGCTCGCCCGCACCGCCACCGACCACTGGCGGCGCACCGCGATCCGCCAGCTCCCCGGCCTGCGCGAGATCACCGCCGCCCGCTGGGAGGCCCACGGCGAGCTGGCGTTCCTGCTGGAGGGCGACCTCAAGGAGGCCGCCGGCGGGCTGCGCGACGTCGGCATCCTGCGGGCCATCGCCACCGCCGGGGTCACCGACGCGCTCCGCCCGGCCGTGCACGCCGCGCACCGGCGCCTGCTGGACACCCGCGACGCCCTGCACCAGCAGGTCGGCCGCCGGGTCGACCGGCTGCTCGCGCAGGAACGCGACGGCGTGGCCGCGCAGCTCATGCTGGACGAGGGGGACGCGCTGCTGCGGCTGGTGGCCGGCGACGCGCGCACCGTCGGCCACGCCCTGGACGACGCCTGGCGGGCCGCCGACCGGCTCCGCTCCGGCCGGCACCGCGCCGCGCCCGGCCGGCCGCTGCGCCGCCCGGTCGCCAAGGACGTCGTCGAGCAGGACGGCGAGCTGGTGCTCGCCCGCACCGCGATCGGGGCCCGCCCCGACCCCAGCCTGTCGCTGCGGATCGCCGCCGCGGCGGCCACCACCCGGCTGCCCATCGCGCGGGCCACCTGCGAGTGGCTGGCCGCCTACTGCCCGCCGCTGCCGACGCCGTGGCCGCCGGCCGCCCGGGCCGCGCTGACCACCCTGCTCGGCGCCGGCCCCGGCCTGGTGCCGGCGTGGGAGACCTGCGACCGGTACGGGCTGATCGACGGCTGGCTGCCCGAGTGGACCCGGCTGCGCAGCCTGCCCCAGCACAACCCGGTGCACCGGTTCACCCTCGACCGCCACCTGGTGCAGACCGCGTACGAGGCGAGCCGGCACACCCGCGACGTGGACCGGCCGGACCTGCTGCTGCTCGGCGCGTTCCTGCACGACATCGGCAAGGGACTGCCCGGTGATCACTCCACGGTGGGCGCGCCGCTGGCCGAGGCGGTCGCCACCCGGATCGGGCTGCCCCCGGCCGAGGCGGCGCTGATCGGCACGCTGGTCCGGCTGCACCTGCTGCTGCCCGACGTGGCCACCCGACGGGACCTGTCCGACCCGAAGACGATCGCCGGGGTCGCCGAGCGGGTCGGCGACACCGCCACCCTGGAGCTGCTGCACGCCCTGGTGCGGGCCGACGCCGCCGCCACCGGCCCGGCCGCCTGGTCGAGCTGGAAGGGCCGGCTGATCGCCGACCTGGTCACCCGGGTGCGCACCACGCTGGACACCGGCGTGGTGCCCGCCCCGCCGGCCCCCGACCCGGCGCTGGTCGCCGGCCCGCTTCCGGTCGTACACCTGGGGGAGGACCGGGTGGCGGTGGCCGCCGCCGACCGGCGGGGGCTGCTCGCCACGGTGGCCGGCTGCCTGGCCCTGCACCGGCTGGAGGTGATCTCCGCGGACGCCGCCACGGTCGACGGCCGGGCCCTGGTCGAGTGCCGGGTGCAGCCGCGCTACGGGCTGGCCCCCGACCCGATCGCGCTCGGGGCCGACCTGCGGCGCGCGGTCGGCGGCGACGTCTCGGTGATCCAGCGGCTGCGGGGCCGGGCGCTGGCGGCGCGGAGCCAGGGCGCGGCCCCCCGGGTGGTCTGGCACCGGGAGGCGGCCACCGACGCGGTGCTGCTGGAGTTGCGGGCCGCCGACGCGGCCGGCCTGCTCTACCGGGTCACCTGCGCGCTGGACGAGGCCGGGGCGCAGGTGCGCGCCGCCCGGATCTCCACCCTCGGCGGTGACGTGGTCGACGCGTTCTACCTGGTCGGCGGCTGGCCTGCCGCCGAGCACCGTGCCCGCATCGAGGCCGCCGTCCTCGCGGCGGTGTAA
- a CDS encoding Uma2 family endonuclease: MTAAPMLPERHEWTVDDVGDLPEDLPYELINGRLIVPSPALLHQDLCVELLLALRANCPKEFQVGIDLSMRVDHRNEPRPDVVAVARGNADRSPLPGEDAVLAVEVVPHDWNFGDLWDKAIVYACAGVQTYWVVDPTHERITLTEYALGAHRVYEETSHTSGLFVTERPWKVSVDLPALTARRNDLLAGEDG, encoded by the coding sequence ATGACCGCGGCCCCGATGCTGCCGGAGCGGCACGAGTGGACGGTCGACGACGTGGGCGACCTGCCCGAGGACCTTCCGTACGAACTGATCAACGGAAGGTTGATCGTGCCGTCGCCCGCGCTGCTGCACCAGGACCTGTGCGTTGAGCTGCTGCTCGCGCTTCGCGCGAACTGCCCCAAGGAGTTCCAGGTCGGGATCGACCTGTCGATGCGGGTCGACCATCGCAACGAGCCCCGGCCGGACGTCGTCGCGGTCGCGCGGGGCAACGCCGACCGGAGTCCGCTGCCGGGCGAGGACGCGGTGCTCGCCGTCGAGGTCGTCCCGCACGATTGGAACTTCGGCGACCTCTGGGACAAGGCCATTGTCTACGCGTGTGCCGGCGTCCAGACCTACTGGGTGGTGGATCCGACGCACGAGCGGATCACGCTCACCGAGTACGCGCTCGGCGCCCACCGCGTCTATGAAGAAACCAGCCACACCAGCGGCCTGTTCGTCACCGAGCGGCCGTGGAAGGTCTCGGTCGACCTGCCGGCCCTGACCGCGCGTCGCAACGACCTGCTGGCCGGCGAGGACGGGTGA
- the ffh gene encoding signal recognition particle protein has protein sequence MFDTLSDRLSGIFTKLRGKGRLTDADIDATAREIRMALLEADVALPVVKGFIANVKERARGAEVSQALNPAQQIVKIVNEELINILGGEGRRLQFAKNPPTVIMLAGLQGSGKTTLAGKLARWLKGQGHQPLLVAADLQRPNAVGQLQVLGGRAGVEVYAPAPGNGVGDPVQVARDSIEHAKRAARDIVIVDTAGRLGIDAEMMQQAADIRDAVQPDEVVFVIDAMVGQDAVRTAEAFRDGVGITGVVLSKLDGDARGGAALSVREVTGQPILFASTGEKLEDFDVFHPDRMASRILGMGDVLTLIEQAEAAFDSDQKEKMTAKLMGGETFTLEDFLDQLIAVRRMGPIANVLAMMPGMGQMKDQIAELDDKHFDRVTAIIRSMTPAERTTPKIINGSRRARIASGSGVTVMDVNQLLNRFADAQKMMKQMGGMMGLPGGGRRKATKSPKNKRKGTKGGNRPRTGAGAAGGFPGGMPQLPPGLDPGDLAGGQGLPPGFKLPKIDFNKLGKGGDKGPR, from the coding sequence GTGTTTGACACCTTGAGTGACCGCCTGTCCGGGATCTTCACCAAGCTCCGCGGCAAGGGTCGGCTCACCGACGCCGACATCGACGCCACCGCGCGCGAGATCCGGATGGCGCTGCTGGAGGCCGACGTCGCCCTGCCGGTGGTCAAGGGCTTCATCGCGAACGTCAAGGAGCGGGCCCGTGGGGCCGAGGTCTCCCAGGCGCTCAACCCGGCCCAGCAGATCGTCAAGATCGTCAACGAGGAGCTGATCAACATCCTCGGCGGCGAGGGGCGGCGGCTCCAGTTCGCCAAGAACCCGCCGACCGTGATCATGCTGGCCGGCCTCCAGGGCTCCGGCAAGACCACCCTCGCCGGCAAGCTGGCCCGCTGGCTCAAGGGCCAGGGGCACCAGCCGCTGCTGGTCGCCGCCGACCTCCAGCGCCCCAACGCCGTCGGGCAGCTCCAGGTGCTCGGTGGCCGCGCCGGCGTCGAGGTGTACGCCCCGGCGCCCGGCAACGGCGTCGGCGACCCGGTGCAGGTGGCGCGCGACTCGATCGAGCACGCCAAGCGGGCCGCCCGGGACATCGTCATCGTGGACACCGCCGGCCGCCTCGGCATCGACGCCGAGATGATGCAGCAGGCCGCGGACATCCGCGACGCGGTCCAGCCCGACGAGGTCGTCTTCGTCATCGACGCGATGGTCGGTCAGGACGCGGTCCGCACCGCCGAGGCGTTCCGCGACGGCGTCGGCATCACCGGCGTGGTCCTGTCCAAGCTCGACGGTGACGCGCGCGGTGGCGCCGCGCTGTCGGTCCGTGAGGTCACCGGCCAGCCGATCCTGTTCGCCTCCACCGGCGAGAAGCTGGAGGACTTCGACGTCTTCCACCCCGACCGGATGGCCAGCCGGATCCTCGGCATGGGCGACGTCCTCACCCTGATCGAGCAGGCCGAGGCGGCCTTCGACTCCGATCAGAAGGAGAAGATGACCGCCAAGCTGATGGGCGGGGAGACCTTCACGCTGGAGGACTTCCTCGATCAGCTCATCGCGGTCCGGCGGATGGGGCCGATCGCCAACGTGCTGGCCATGATGCCCGGCATGGGGCAGATGAAGGACCAGATCGCCGAGCTGGACGACAAGCACTTCGACCGGGTCACCGCGATCATCCGGTCGATGACGCCGGCCGAGCGCACCACCCCGAAGATCATCAACGGTTCCCGCCGGGCCCGCATCGCCAGCGGCTCCGGCGTCACCGTGATGGACGTCAACCAACTGCTCAACCGCTTCGCCGACGCGCAGAAGATGATGAAGCAGATGGGCGGCATGATGGGCCTGCCCGGCGGCGGCCGGCGCAAGGCGACCAAGTCGCCGAAGAACAAGCGCAAGGGCACCAAGGGTGGCAACCGGCCGCGCACCGGGGCCGGCGCGGCGGGCGGCTTCCCCGGCGGCATGCCGCAGCTCCCGCCGGGCCTGGACCCGGGCGACCTGGCCGGCGGTCAGGGCCTGCCGCCCGGCTTCAAGCTGCCGAAGATCGACTTCAACAAGCTCGGCAAGGGCGGCGACAAGGGCCCGCGCTGA
- a CDS encoding P-II family nitrogen regulator: protein MKLVTAVIKPYQLDAVKEALHALGVAGLTVSEVQGYGRQKGHTEVYRGAEYTVEFLPKIRVEVLTDEIDVDKIVDAIVGAARTGKIGDGKVWVTGVEEVVRVRTGERGLDAL from the coding sequence ATGAAGCTGGTGACCGCGGTCATCAAGCCGTACCAGTTGGACGCGGTGAAGGAGGCTCTGCACGCGCTCGGCGTGGCCGGGCTGACCGTCAGCGAGGTGCAGGGTTACGGCCGGCAGAAGGGGCACACCGAGGTCTACCGGGGTGCCGAGTACACGGTCGAGTTCCTGCCCAAGATCCGGGTCGAGGTGCTCACCGACGAGATCGACGTCGACAAGATCGTGGACGCGATCGTCGGCGCCGCCCGGACCGGCAAGATCGGCGACGGCAAGGTCTGGGTGACCGGCGTCGAGGAGGTCGTCCGGGTGCGTACCGGCGAGCGCGGGCTCGACGCCCTCTGA
- a CDS encoding ABC transporter permease subunit: protein MSRSFRAELVKLVRRPAVWLLLAITLALSLIFTYLFPYAGVAGGTDGPNTDRALPAMLPDHLVGNSLGGLPVFLGAILLILGVLTVGGEYGWGTWKTVLTQGPTRVEVYAGKLFALALAALAVVLAVFAVGAVAAALIASAEAQPVRWPSAGDLVVGVGAGWLIATMWAMLGAVLAVALRAVALPVGLGLVWMLAVQNLLAAIAAPLVDWVATAQQGLPGPNAGALAAALGAPGDTPGVAATVGGGQAAVVVCAYLVGFAVVGAALLRRRDIG from the coding sequence ATGTCGCGTAGTTTCCGCGCCGAACTGGTCAAGCTGGTCCGGCGGCCGGCCGTCTGGCTGCTGCTGGCCATCACCCTGGCACTGTCGCTGATCTTCACCTACCTCTTCCCGTACGCCGGGGTGGCCGGCGGCACGGACGGGCCGAACACCGACCGGGCGCTGCCCGCCATGCTCCCGGACCACCTGGTCGGCAACTCGCTCGGCGGCCTGCCGGTCTTCCTCGGCGCGATCCTGCTGATCCTCGGCGTGCTCACGGTCGGCGGCGAGTACGGCTGGGGCACCTGGAAGACCGTGCTCACCCAGGGGCCGACCCGCGTCGAGGTGTACGCCGGCAAGCTGTTCGCCCTCGCGCTGGCCGCGCTGGCCGTGGTGCTCGCCGTGTTCGCGGTCGGCGCGGTGGCCGCCGCGCTCATCGCGTCCGCCGAGGCCCAGCCGGTGCGCTGGCCGTCGGCCGGTGACCTGGTGGTCGGCGTCGGAGCGGGGTGGCTCATCGCGACGATGTGGGCCATGCTCGGTGCCGTGCTCGCGGTCGCGTTGCGCGCGGTGGCGCTGCCGGTCGGCCTGGGTCTGGTGTGGATGCTCGCGGTGCAGAACCTGCTCGCCGCCATCGCCGCCCCGCTCGTCGACTGGGTGGCGACCGCCCAGCAGGGGTTGCCGGGCCCGAACGCCGGCGCGCTGGCGGCGGCGCTGGGCGCGCCCGGGGACACCCCCGGCGTGGCGGCCACCGTCGGCGGTGGGCAGGCGGCCGTGGTGGTGTGCGCGTACCTGGTCGGTTTCGCGGTGGTCGGCGCGGCGCTGCTGCGCCGGCGGGACATCGGCTGA
- a CDS encoding aminoglycoside phosphotransferase family protein: MTTDDRAYAGWRDPSHPSPRLGRPYVTSQEIPLHGGNVSTVVRVGDTVRRNAGPWTPSVHALLRHLEYVGFTGAPRALGMDERNREVLSYLEGECGEYPLAPHWVTDEALVTVATMLRMFHDAQYGFTPPPGAVWRSFGPPPPDTEVICHHDAAPHNVIWRPDGTLGLIDFDLASPGARIYDVAYAAWTWVPIFSDRDSVTLGWKRPDRPRRLRLFADAYGLIPRDRHRLIRTIRKRIVDHVEGIRRMAAAGEPAFVRIVHKGHLRRPMRDLRLLDYERHHLEYALR, encoded by the coding sequence GTGACGACTGACGATCGCGCCTACGCGGGGTGGCGCGACCCCAGCCACCCGTCGCCGCGCCTCGGGAGACCGTACGTGACTTCGCAGGAGATCCCGCTGCACGGCGGGAACGTGAGCACCGTGGTCCGGGTGGGCGACACGGTCCGGCGCAACGCCGGGCCGTGGACCCCCTCGGTGCACGCGTTGCTGCGCCACCTGGAATATGTCGGGTTCACCGGCGCTCCCCGCGCGCTCGGCATGGACGAGCGCAACCGGGAGGTCCTGTCTTACCTGGAGGGGGAGTGCGGGGAGTACCCGCTCGCCCCGCACTGGGTCACCGACGAGGCCCTGGTCACCGTGGCCACCATGCTGCGGATGTTCCACGACGCGCAGTACGGCTTCACCCCGCCGCCCGGCGCGGTCTGGCGCTCGTTCGGGCCGCCCCCGCCGGACACCGAGGTCATCTGCCACCACGACGCCGCCCCGCACAACGTCATCTGGCGTCCCGACGGCACGCTCGGGCTGATCGACTTCGACCTCGCCTCGCCGGGCGCCCGCATCTACGACGTGGCGTACGCGGCCTGGACCTGGGTGCCGATCTTCTCCGACCGGGACTCCGTCACGCTCGGCTGGAAGCGCCCCGACCGGCCCCGCCGGCTGCGCCTGTTCGCCGACGCGTACGGGCTGATCCCGCGCGACCGGCACCGGCTCATCCGCACCATCCGCAAGCGCATCGTCGACCACGTCGAGGGCATCCGGCGGATGGCCGCCGCGGGCGAGCCGGCGTTCGTCCGGATCGTGCACAAGGGCCACCTCCGCCGGCCGATGCGGGACCTGCGCCTGCTCGACTACGAGCGGCACCACCTGGAGTACGCGCTGCGCTGA
- a CDS encoding ABC transporter ATP-binding protein, translated as MNLPVQTEGLTKRYGGLTAVRNLDLTVRAGEVYGFLGPNGAGKTTTLRMLLGLIRPSAGTVRLLGRTPGAGRLTGVGALIEGPAFYPYLSGRDNLRVMARYAGVGADRVAAVLDLVDLADRAGDRYAGYSLGMKQRLGVAAALLKDPRLLILDEPTNGLDPAGMADMRTLIRRLGSAGSTVLVSSHLLGEVEQVCDRVGVIARGELVAEGSVDELRGAAGLRLLADPLDEAASRARELVGADRVRVVDGGLELAVEPERAAWLNAELVGAGLAVRELRPRERDLEQIFFDLVERGTADVA; from the coding sequence ATGAACCTGCCAGTGCAGACCGAAGGGCTCACCAAACGGTACGGCGGCCTGACCGCGGTACGGAATCTCGACCTGACCGTGCGGGCCGGCGAGGTGTACGGCTTCCTCGGCCCCAACGGCGCCGGCAAGACCACCACGCTGCGCATGCTGCTCGGCCTGATCCGCCCCAGCGCCGGGACGGTACGGCTGCTCGGCCGCACCCCCGGCGCCGGGCGGCTCACCGGCGTCGGCGCGCTGATCGAGGGGCCGGCGTTCTACCCCTACCTGTCCGGCCGGGACAACCTGCGGGTGATGGCCCGTTACGCCGGGGTCGGCGCGGACCGCGTCGCGGCGGTGCTCGACCTGGTCGACCTCGCCGACCGGGCGGGCGACCGGTACGCCGGCTACTCGTTGGGCATGAAGCAGCGCCTCGGGGTAGCCGCCGCGCTGCTGAAGGACCCGCGCCTGCTGATCCTGGACGAGCCCACCAACGGCCTCGACCCGGCCGGCATGGCGGACATGCGGACCCTGATCCGGCGGCTCGGCTCGGCCGGCTCGACCGTGCTGGTCTCCAGCCACCTGCTCGGCGAGGTCGAGCAGGTCTGCGACCGGGTCGGCGTGATCGCCCGCGGTGAGCTGGTGGCCGAGGGCAGCGTCGACGAGCTGCGCGGCGCGGCCGGGCTGCGGTTGCTGGCCGACCCGCTGGACGAGGCGGCGAGCCGGGCCCGGGAACTCGTCGGCGCGGACCGGGTTCGCGTCGTCGACGGTGGACTGGAACTGGCGGTCGAGCCGGAGCGGGCGGCCTGGCTGAACGCCGAACTGGTCGGCGCCGGGCTCGCCGTGCGCGAGCTGCGGCCCCGGGAGCGGGACCTGGAGCAGATCTTCTTCGACCTGGTGGAAAGAGGTACGGCCGATGTCGCGTAG